In Segatella copri, the DNA window CGTCTGGCACAGTTCAACAAGAAGTTGTCAAGGCTATGTCTAAGCATCAGATACTACACCATGGCCGATGTCTGGAACAATGTCACGGCAGGAATGCTCGACCGGAGCAATGCCGAAATAGCCAGTCAAGCCCTTGGCAGATGGCGCAGATGTGCCAGAGTTGTAACACCATAAGAAATATTATTTGAGGATAACATTTATGAAACGTCTCTATGCTCTCATATTACTTCTCTTTTCTCTCATCCTTCCCTTTGATGGGGAGGATGGGAGTTTTCTCCGTGCCCAGGGCAATGACCCTGTCCTGGCAGGTATGATATTCCAATATACCGACAAGGCCAAGAAAGAGTTGAAGCAGCAGGAACAGATGATGCAACTTGTATCTACAGGCCATATATGGATCAAGGAAGAGGTGGAAGGTACAACCAACCTACAGAAAGAGTTCAATAACTATCTTGACCGTTTCAACAGCATCATCAGCTATGCAGCTCAGATCTATGGTTTCTATCACGAGATAGACCGTCTCGTGGCACAACTCGGAACCTACAGCCACCAGCTCAGCCATCAGACGACCAATGCTCTTGCCGTGGCTCTGTCCTCCAATCGCAACAAACTCTATCGGGAACTTGTCATGAGCAGTGTCGAGATAGTCAATGATGTCAGGCAGGTATGCCTCTCTAATAACAAGATGACAGAGAAGCAGCGACTGGAGATAGTCTTTGGCATACGACCGAAACTCAAACTGATGAACCAGAAACTCAAACGGTTGATACGGGCAGTAAAGTACACCAGACTGTCAGACGTTTGGGCAGAGATAGACTATGGAGCCAGGAGTGAAGTGGACAAACCTACTATTGTACAGCGATGTAAAGAACGATGGCGAATGAATGCAAGACCTTGAAGTAAAGGTTCAACATAATCAGATAACAAATAACAATACAATAATTTAGAAATACATAACATTATGGGTTGGGGTTCATTTTTGAAAGCAACTCTCCGATTGGGAGGAAGGATGACCAGTGCAACTGCACACTCAGTGGGCAGTGCTGTGCTTCATCCTCAGCAGACCTTGAAAGGCGTAGGTTCTGCCACTAAAAGCGCAGTTGTCGGAGGAAGTCTTGGTTACATTGGTTGGGAGAAACTCACCACGGACAAAAGCGTTGTAGGCATTGTCAGCGATGCCGTCATAGGAGAAGACACCACCAAGAAGATAGGCGACACTGTATCAGGGATTGGCGATGGCGTGAAAGACCTGAAAGACTCTGTTACAGGACTCTCTGACAATGTTAATGGGGCTATCAGCAGCGTGGATTCCAAGTGGAGCGGTATGTCTGGCTTCCTTAGAGCCGTGTTCTCTGGTAATGGCGGTGACATGTTCGGAAACTTCTTCAGCAACATAGGCAAAGGAAACGTTTCAGGTCTCAGCCTTGTAGGACTTGTAGTCTCTGCCCTCCTCGTCTTCGGTCGCTTCGGATGGTTAGGCAAGATAGCTGGAGCCGTTCTCGGAATGATGATGATAGGCAACAATGCCAATCTAAGCAGCCTACTTGGTGGCAACAGTGATCGTAAGACAAGCAACCACAAGGAAGAAGAAAAGCAGCAAGAAGTAGAGCAAACCAATACTGTAAGCAGACGAAGATAACAAACATTATAACAAAGTATTATACAATGCACTATACACAAGAAATGATACTGCATTCCGACAGTGGCTATTGCATGCCATTCGAGGAAAGAAACGGAGAAGTGACCATGTCCCTGGGCTACGGCAAACAGAAGCATCCGCACACAGGAGAATCATTTTTCCATCATGGAGTTGACTTCAAGGTCAGGAACTATCTGCTGTCTGCTGTAGCTACCGGCAAGGTGACAGGTCTGGGCAACGATGCCATTCACGGCATCTACCAGATTACCCGATACGATGACTATGAAGTGACCTATGCCCACCTGAGCAACGTGTTTGCCAACTACGGCAAAGAGGTAAAGGCAGGGCAAGTCATCGCTGTCAGTGCCGACTCCCTCCATGTAGAAGTCAAATACAAGGGCGAAGAACTCAATCCACTGGAGTTCCTCACCATGATCTATAGCAATCTGAAAGTGATGGAACAGAACGGCAAGCCAGGCGCAGCACCTCAGTTCGTCACTCTTGACATGGATGTTCATACCATGTATGACAAAGACCAGAAGGAGATTGAAGACCTCATGATGCGTTTCTTCCCCGACTACATGAGCGACATGAGCCAAGGCATCTATGCCCTACCAGAGCATACGGAACTTGCACTTCGCAACATCTTCACCATGTCGGCCATGAAGAATTACTTCTATGAAACCCTGCCTTCCATGGCGAATCCATTGGGAATGGGATCAAGAAGCATTCCAATAGCCGAGCGAGTACAGAACCTCCTTATTGGAGATTTTCTAAACTATCTCGCCTTGCGCCATCAGATCTTTCTGTCAAGCATGAGCGCCATCGAAAAAAAAAAGCACAAGACCGGGCAATAGCGACAAGCGGAATAGTTGACCCACTGGCAGAACTGGACATCGATGTTCAAAGCTTCGACATTCCACGCCTGGTGAGCGTCTATCCCGACAAGTCGGGAATCAGATGGTGGACTAAGGCTTGGTTCAACAACAGCGAGAAAGGCGAAGCTGCCATTGAGATAGAAAGAAATCTGGCCATCAAGTTCATCAACGACAACATCGAGAAGGACGAATGGCTGGAGGAATATTTCCCGAAACAGATGGAAGTCTATCACAACGCCATCGAACAGACCAGGGAGCAAATTCTCAACCAATTAAACTTGTAAACATAAAGCTATGGTAGAGTCAAAACAGGATAAAATATTCAATACTAAGGTCATACCGATTATGAATAAAGTTCGGAATGACCTACAGAACAAGCTTGCAGACGAGTTGCGGTCAAACTCCAATTCGTTTGCAGGTCTGATGGCAGCAGCAGCTGGACCTGACGGTGGTATGGCATCCATGCAGGCGCAAAATGACACCCTCAAATACACAGGCAAATGGACATCCAAGACCACGGAAGACTATATTGCGATGGTCAAGAAAGAGTTGAAGCGACAGCATATCACGGTCAATGCTTCCATGGAACAGAAGATGATTGACAAGATGATAAAGGACAAAATACCGAAATCATCCATCGACTACATCATACGAAAGGCTGCCACGAGTACCATCTTCTACCTACCGCAGGAAGTCGCAAAATCGCCATTGGATCACAAGATAGACTCGGAGGCAGAGAAGCGGTATAAGCCATCGGTCTGGGAAAAGAACGCTGGTATAGCCCTTGGCTCTGTAACCGACCTTGCCTGTATGGGAGGATTGGGAGGTGGCTTGAAGACTGCTGCCACCTGGATAGGAAGCGACATGCTCGTCACTCATGTTGGTGACAAACTCAATGACCGTTCCGATGTTCCCATGATCATTGCACCGGGAAAGGAGGATGAATACAGACGAACGCAGCAGGAAAAGAAGAAACAAGCGGAGCAGAAACCACAGAACAAGCCACAATCTGAGGAAGGAGCACAACAGGCGGAACCAACAGAAGAAGTAAACCAATCTGAAGGTGAAACCAACAACACGCAGCCTGAACAGACTAACATGAACGGTTGGCAAGGGCTTCTCACGTCATTCGGCCTCAATGGTATCAGCGATATAGGTCATAATCTTGGTTATGTATTGGCCATGCTTCCAGATATGCTCGTAGGCATGTTCACCGGTAAGACCAAGTCCATCAATATCAAGGATAACATGATGCCTATTGCAAGCATTGTTGCAGGTATGTTTGTCAAGAACCCGATTCTCAAAATGGTGCTCATAGGCATGGGAGGTATGAATCTTCTCAATAAGGCAGGACATGAAGCCTTGGACAACTTCAAGACACAGGATCATCCGCAACAAGCTGGTGGCAGAGTCAACTATCGCATCTATCCCGAAGAGCCTCTGAATGCACGCATCCAGAATCCGGAGATAAGAGCCAACTGCCTAATCGCAACCATTGACAGAGTGCCATGTACCATAGCCCTTCCAGAAAAAGTTGTGGATGCCTACCGTCAAGGAGCGCTGCCTCTCAACACCCTTGCCAATGCTGTGCTGGCAAAGAATGACCAGATGCGACAGATAGCATCCGAGAAATACGAGGCTGGCGAACGACAGACTGTCATCGAGAGACCACTTGCTCAAAGATAACATAGAACAAAGATGAAAAGATACTGGTATAAATTCCGTGTCAAATATGGCAAAGCCCTTGACACAGGAAAGAACAAAAAAGTCAGTGAAGAATACCTGGTAGATGCCGAGAGCTTCACCGAGACAGAGAAACGTGCCACCAAAGCTGCTACCGAGCTTATCGGAACCAGAGACTTCGACATCACAGCCATCTCACGTGAATCTATCACGGAAATCCTGAAAGAAGATGAAAAAGAAGGCAACCACTGGTACAAGACCGTCGTCTCCCTTGTCACTGAGGATGAAGAAACTGGCGTAAAGAAGTTCTCACCACAGACCATCTACGTCAATGCTCCTTCGACAAAGGAAGCAGACCACATGCTACGTCAGCACATGAGCAGCAGTGTGACAGAGTGGAAAATCAAATCCATAGCCGAGACCAAGGTTCTTGGTGTTCTTGGCTATAAGCAATGATCACAAAAACATCATATCCATGACAGAAAAGAATCAGCAAGAAAAGATGGCTGCAGAACGTCAGGTGGAACTGTTCACCAAGGCGTTTGGGAAAGCCAAGGAAGATAAAGGCATTTGGCTGGACAACAACGGTCGCAAGGCTCCTGGACTCTACCAGAAGC includes these proteins:
- a CDS encoding M23 family metallopeptidase, whose protein sequence is MHYTQEMILHSDSGYCMPFEERNGEVTMSLGYGKQKHPHTGESFFHHGVDFKVRNYLLSAVATGKVTGLGNDAIHGIYQITRYDDYEVTYAHLSNVFANYGKEVKAGQVIAVSADSLHVEVKYKGEELNPLEFLTMIYSNLKVMEQNGKPGAAPQFVTLDMDVHTMYDKDQKEIEDLMMRFFPDYMSDMSQGIYALPEHTELALRNIFTMSAMKNYFYETLPSMANPLGMGSRSIPIAERVQNLLIGDFLNYLALRHQIFLSSMSAIEKKKHKTGQ
- a CDS encoding DUF4494 domain-containing protein, which translates into the protein MKRYWYKFRVKYGKALDTGKNKKVSEEYLVDAESFTETEKRATKAATELIGTRDFDITAISRESITEILKEDEKEGNHWYKTVVSLVTEDEETGVKKFSPQTIYVNAPSTKEADHMLRQHMSSSVTEWKIKSIAETKVLGVLGYKQ